The stretch of DNA GTGGGCGGGAGCGTGGGCGGCGAGCGCGAACTGGCCGACCTGCGCATGACCACCGGAAGCCAGGGCTGGACCTACCACCTGCGGGTGACCGGCTTCGGAAGCGGGCTCACGCGGGTGGCGGAAGCCGGGGACGAGCCGACGCCCCTGGAGGACCCCACCGTGCGGCTGGAGGGCAACCGGCTGATCGTGGACGCGGCGATTCCTCCGGGGCAGTACGCCTACTGGGTCACCTCCAGCGTGTACTCGCCCCTGACCCCGGCCGGGGTGCTGCGCCCGGTCACTGCGCCCGGCCCGGCCGTGCTGCAAGCGGGCCGCGCGGGGGCTCCCGTTCCGGTGGACGTGCTGGCCCCGGCGGGCGACGTGGCTCCTTTCACGCGGGGCACCCTGGCCCCAGTGGGCCGCGCCCGCGACACCCGCGCCCTGACGCTGGCGGCGCTGGGCGGCCTGGGCCTGCTCGCCGTGATCGTGGCGACCGTGCGCTCGCGGCGGACCCCGGCGTGAAGCCCTCCCCCGCCGGGCTGATCCTGACCGCCGCCGTGCTGTGGGGCCTGCTGGGGATTCTGGGCAAGGGCGCTCAGGGGGCGGGCGTGGGGGCGCTGGAGGTCGCCTTCTGGCGGGCCGCGCTGGGGGGCGGCCTTTTCGCCCTGCACGCCGGGCTGACCCGCGCCACGTTGCCGCGTGGCCGCGACCTGGGAGTGACCGCTGCGTTCGGCCTGGCCGGGGTCAGTGTGTTCTACGGGGCCTACCAGCTCGCCGTGCGGACGGGCGGGGCCAGCCTCGCCTCGGTGCTGCTGTACACCGCGCCCGCCTTCGTCGCGCTGCTGGGCTGGGGCCTGCTGCGCGAGCGGCTGGGCGGGCGGGAGGCGCTGGCCGTCGCGGGCACGCTGGGGGGCATCGCCCTGATCAGCCTGGGCGGGGGCCAGGGCGTGACCGTGACCGGGGCGGCGCTGGGGTGGGGGCTGCTCTCGGGGCTGACGTACAGCCTGTATTACCTGTATGGCAAGGGGTTCTTCGGGCGCTACGCCCCCACCGCCCTGTATGCCGTGGCCCTTCCCGTGGGGGCGCTGGGGCTGCTGCCCTTCGTGGAGTTCAGCGCCAAGACGCCCGCCGCGTGGGCCAGCCTTGCGGGAATCGCGGTGCTGAGCACCTATTTCGCCTATCTCGCCTACAGTGCGGGGTTGAAACACCTGCCCGCCACCCGCGCCAGCGTGATCGCCAGCCTGGAACCCGTCGTGGCGGCGGGCCTCGCCGCGGCCCTGTTCGGGGAGAGGCTCTCGGCGGTCGCGCTGGTGGGCGCGGCGCTGGTGATCGGGGCCGCGCTGCTGCTGAGCGTGGGGGGCCGGGAGAAAACGGAGGCGGTCACGGCGTAGGGTCAGTCGGGCGGGAAAACTTCAAGCCAAACATTCCCGCGTCCATCACTTCGCGTCCCCAGCGCCGGGAGGTTCGCAGGGGCAGAGCGACGTCGTCCAGCAGCAGGGAAAAGCCTCGGTGCTCAGGCAGCAGACGGAGGCAGGGGTCGGCGGGAGCCACGGCGTAGGGTCGGTCCGGCTGCCGTATCGGGCAGAGGGACGTTCCCCGCAGCTCATAGACCTGCCCGTCCTCCCGTGCCCAGCGACCTTGAACGTCTTCCAGGTTGAATCCAGAGAGCGACGCAAAATGCGGCAGCTCACGCGGCGGCCCCGCCCACAGCAGCCCCCCGAGGGTCCACAGGACAAGGGAGAGGAACTGGGTGCCCACGATGGCCGCCACACCCCTTCCCGGTGGTCCCGACCGCACACGGGCGAAGACGGCCAGCCCCAGCAACGCGGCTCCCAGCGCCCCCGCAACAGCCAGGCCCGTGGAAAACGACGACCCGGCAAAGCCCCAGACCACGAAGCCCACGCTCAGCAGGGCCACCCCGCCGAGCCAAACGCCGCGCCTCACCGGGTCAGTGCCGCGAGCGCCAGCGGCCACAGCGCGAGCACGGGACAGCCGATGGGCAGCAGCCAGGGCCACGAGCGGCGCGGCACGAGAGAGGTGACGCCCAGCAGAATCAGCCCTCCGATCAACAGAAAGACCATCACTCCAGCGACCGGGAGGACCAGCACCATCCCAGGCTACCGCCCCTCCAACCGGAAGTCCCACTCGAAGGAGCGGCCCCAGGGCAGCGCGGCGTCCTCCAGGGTGTAGGTCAGCCCGACCCTCAGCGGGAAATACTCGCGGGCAATCTCCAGCAGCCGCGCCTGCCCGGCGGGGGTGTTGAGCCCCGCTTCCGGGATGGCCTTGCGGAGGGCGGCCCGGACCTCGGCGCTGTAGATCACGTCGTTGGCGTACTCGCGGGCCAGCAGCGCGTCCTGCCGGACAGGGTCCGCCCCCTCCAGGCTGAGGCGGGCATGGGCCAGGGCCGTCCCGACGTTGTTGCCCGGCGTCCCCCAGGCGGCCAGCGAGCGCAGGTTGGCGTGCTGCCGCAGGGTGGCGAGGTCACGCCACAGCCGCACGTTGCCCAGGTTGACCTGCGCCACGTCCGCCACCGCGACCGGCCCCTGACGCAAGAGGGCACTCACCCGCAGGGCGGCCCGGCGGGGATCGCCGCCGTTGTAGACGTAGAGGGTGAGGTCGGCCCGTCCGCCTTCAAGCACCCGAAAGCCGCCCGCCCCGGCGCGGCCCAGCACGCTCTGGGTCAGCGGGATGCCCTCGTAACGGGTGACCTCCTGCGCCTTCGCCGGGTCGCTGTACTCCACCCGCAGGGTTCGCCCCGCCGGGGCCAGGGCACGGGCCACCAGCAGGCTCAGCACCTCGTCGGCGCCGGGGTAGACGCGGACGTTGGCGGGGGCCTCCTGCGCCAGCGCTGCGCCCTCGGCCGGAGCGGGGCTGCCGGGCAGGGCATCGTCCCAGGTGACGTGCAGTTCGCGGAAGGCTCCCTCCTCCGCCCAGCGCATCACCTCCCGCACCACGGCGAGGTTGCGCTCGCGGCCCGTGGCGTCCGGCTCGCGCGGCAGGGTGATGAAAGCGTAGACCGGGCTCCCGGTCCTCGCGGACCAGGTCCGCAGCGGCTCCAGGCGGGCCAGCGTCTCGGCCGCCGTCAACGGACTGGTGCGCGACTGCACGAGGCCCCCGTAGGCGAGGGCGTCGAGCGCCACCACCAGCGGCGTCCCGCTGGACTGCGCCTCCAGCCACGCGGTCAGGGTGGCCGGGTCAGCTTCCCGCGCCGCCGTGCCCAGCAGGTCAGCGGGGGGCACCCGCACGTCACCGCCGCGCAGTCCGGCGATCAGGGAGGGCAGCACACGGGTCGCCGGGCGCGAGTCCAGCGGGAGGAGGGTCTGGGCACCCGCCTGGCCAGCGAACAGGAGGGCGAGAAGGAGCAGCGGGCGGGGCATGAGCGTTAGCGTAGGGGCTGGAGGTGAGGGAGAGTTGGGCGGGCGGAACGTGTCGCCGTGTCGGCTTTGACTGGTGTGAGGGCAAGCTGCGGGTGCCTCCCCACTTCCAACCTCCCCCGCAGGGGGGAAGGGGCAGACGCTCACCTGCTCTCGCCTAAGCCGTCTTTTCCCTGTGTCTGCCGCCCTCAACGTCCCCGCCCCGCAAGCCCACTTTCCAGGCAGACGAGCCGTTCGGCGCGGACGCGCCGAGGCCTTTCCCCTGGGCGGAAGGCTGGCATGGAAGGGAAAACGTGGGCGGAGCAAGCGCTGCCGGAAGATGGGGGGACGACCTTCGCCTGGCGCGGCGCCGCTCCCCTGCCCCTCTGGGGGGTGGGGGTGGGGAAAACCGCCATCCAGATGCCCCGCCCACACATCGCAGCCCTTCCCGCCCTCTCTCCCGGCCCGGCGGCGTAGCCTGTCAGCCGATGAACGGCAAAGACTTATGGACCCTCGCGTGGCGCGGCCTGACCCGCCGCCCGGTGCGGACCCTGCTGACCGCACTGGGCATCACGGTGGCGGTCGCCAGCATGGTGGTGTTCTTGTCGCTGGGGGAAGGCATCCGCAAGGTGTTCACCGCCGAGTTGGGCGGCATCGGCCCCGACGTGCAGGTCAGCCTCAGCGGGTTTTCGCAGGGCTTTGCGCCCTCGCCCAACCTGCCCGAGGAGGTGGTGGGGCAGATTCGCGGCCTCTCGGACGAGCTGGGGATCACGGCGGTGACGCCCGTGGTGGTCACGGTGCGCGGCAGCCTCGACGTGACCCAGAGCGCGGTGCTGTACGGGGTGCCTGCCGCCGGAGGCATGACCAACGTCTTTCCCAACGCGCGGGTGGCCCAGGGCCGGGCGCTCACGGGAGCCGACGAGGGCGGCGCGGTGGCGGTCATCGGGTCGAAGACGGCCGAGAACCTGAACCTGGGGCTGGGCAGCACCCTCAACCTCAACCGCCGCAGCCGGGTGAAGGTGATAGGGGTGCTCGCGCCCGAGTCGGGGCTGGTGGACTCGCTGATCTTCCTGCCGATCGAGACGCTTCAGGCGGCGGAGGGGGCCGAAGGCCGCGTGTCCACGGTCGCCCTGAAGCTGGAAGACCCCCGGCAGTCCCGCGCGGTGGCCGACACCATCGCCGAGCGGCTGGACGTGGAGGCGCAGACGCAGTCGGACTTCGTGTCCTTTGTGGACCGGGCGCTGCGGATCAGTGACGCCGTGCGGTTCGGCATCAGCCTGATCGCCCTGATCGTGGGCGGGCTGGCGGTGGCGAACACGGTGATGATGGGCGTCTTCGAGCGCACCCGCGAGTTCGGCACCCTGCGGGCCATCGGCGCCCGGCCGGGCTTCGTGCGGGGGCTGGTGATGGCCGAGTCGCTGCTCCTCTCGCTGGCGGGCGGCGTGGGGGGGCTGCTGCTGGGGCTGGTGGGCATCTGGGGCGTGAACCTCTACACCCAGGACCTCGCCGGGATTGACGCGGCGGCCCTGACGCCCCGGCTCACGCTGCTGGCCCTGGCCATCAGCCTGCTGCTGGGGCTGCTCTCGGGGCTGCTTCCGGCCCGCAGCGCCAGCCGCCTGAACATCACCGAAGCGCTGGGGAGGGTCTGA from Deinococcus sp. HSC-46F16 encodes:
- a CDS encoding glucodextranase DOMON-like domain-containing protein; translated protein: MLTLLTATLLTGTLLSVPDPAGDARGDGGYVLPRRPAVPEAVFDLRSFQAEPVGNGMRFTVGLERIENPWQAPSGFSANVTDIFVGGSVGGERELADLRMTTGSQGWTYHLRVTGFGSGLTRVAEAGDEPTPLEDPTVRLEGNRLIVDAAIPPGQYAYWVTSSVYSPLTPAGVLRPVTAPGPAVLQAGRAGAPVPVDVLAPAGDVAPFTRGTLAPVGRARDTRALTLAALGGLGLLAVIVATVRSRRTPA
- a CDS encoding DUF4127 family protein: MPRPLLLLALLFAGQAGAQTLLPLDSRPATRVLPSLIAGLRGGDVRVPPADLLGTAAREADPATLTAWLEAQSSGTPLVVALDALAYGGLVQSRTSPLTAAETLARLEPLRTWSARTGSPVYAFITLPREPDATGRERNLAVVREVMRWAEEGAFRELHVTWDDALPGSPAPAEGAALAQEAPANVRVYPGADEVLSLLVARALAPAGRTLRVEYSDPAKAQEVTRYEGIPLTQSVLGRAGAGGFRVLEGGRADLTLYVYNGGDPRRAALRVSALLRQGPVAVADVAQVNLGNVRLWRDLATLRQHANLRSLAAWGTPGNNVGTALAHARLSLEGADPVRQDALLAREYANDVIYSAEVRAALRKAIPEAGLNTPAGQARLLEIAREYFPLRVGLTYTLEDAALPWGRSFEWDFRLEGR
- a CDS encoding EamA family transporter; amino-acid sequence: MKPSPAGLILTAAVLWGLLGILGKGAQGAGVGALEVAFWRAALGGGLFALHAGLTRATLPRGRDLGVTAAFGLAGVSVFYGAYQLAVRTGGASLASVLLYTAPAFVALLGWGLLRERLGGREALAVAGTLGGIALISLGGGQGVTVTGAALGWGLLSGLTYSLYYLYGKGFFGRYAPTALYAVALPVGALGLLPFVEFSAKTPAAWASLAGIAVLSTYFAYLAYSAGLKHLPATRASVIASLEPVVAAGLAAALFGERLSAVALVGAALVIGAALLLSVGGREKTEAVTA
- a CDS encoding ABC transporter permease; translation: MNGKDLWTLAWRGLTRRPVRTLLTALGITVAVASMVVFLSLGEGIRKVFTAELGGIGPDVQVSLSGFSQGFAPSPNLPEEVVGQIRGLSDELGITAVTPVVVTVRGSLDVTQSAVLYGVPAAGGMTNVFPNARVAQGRALTGADEGGAVAVIGSKTAENLNLGLGSTLNLNRRSRVKVIGVLAPESGLVDSLIFLPIETLQAAEGAEGRVSTVALKLEDPRQSRAVADTIAERLDVEAQTQSDFVSFVDRALRISDAVRFGISLIALIVGGLAVANTVMMGVFERTREFGTLRAIGARPGFVRGLVMAESLLLSLAGGVGGLLLGLVGIWGVNLYTQDLAGIDAAALTPRLTLLALAISLLLGLLSGLLPARSASRLNITEALGRV